From the genome of Motilibacter peucedani, one region includes:
- a CDS encoding general stress protein, whose amino-acid sequence MARTPYTVPTPPSGLHVATFATYAEAQRAVDHLADEKFAVEGVTIVGSDLQMVERVTGRLTLGRAAMAGAATGAWFGALVGLLLGSFDSGTNVLAALLGGVLYGVVFGAVFGASGYAATGGRRDFTSNSQVVAKSYEVLCDSRTAEQARDLLARFSLRG is encoded by the coding sequence ATGGCTCGCACTCCGTACACCGTCCCCACTCCCCCGAGCGGCCTGCACGTCGCGACCTTCGCCACCTACGCCGAGGCGCAGCGGGCCGTCGACCACCTCGCCGACGAGAAGTTCGCCGTCGAGGGCGTGACGATCGTGGGCAGCGACCTGCAGATGGTCGAGCGCGTCACCGGCCGGCTCACCCTCGGGCGGGCCGCGATGGCGGGCGCCGCGACCGGCGCGTGGTTCGGCGCCCTGGTCGGCCTGCTGCTCGGCTCGTTCGACAGCGGCACCAACGTCCTGGCCGCCCTGCTGGGCGGCGTGCTCTACGGCGTGGTGTTCGGCGCGGTCTTCGGTGCGTCGGGCTACGCGGCGACCGGCGGGCGCCGCGACTTCACCTCGAACTCCCAGGTGGTCGCGAAGAGCTACGAGGTGCTCTGCGACTCGCGGACCGCGGAGCAGGCGCGCGACCTGCTGGCTCGCTTCTCCCTGCGCGGCTGA